A genomic segment from Nicotiana tabacum cultivar K326 chromosome 9, ASM71507v2, whole genome shotgun sequence encodes:
- the LOC107782174 gene encoding uncharacterized protein LOC107782174 translates to MCAVGQVKMATWDMHQSSGNANSKCHCEVGAFVLWQKNPNLWVLELVVSVCKIGTGSNGKVAWRQSSSSSSSSKGPPRPLRRFFQGLDPRSTANLFLNAICVREKTIKDEEYFILKLESSIDMLKAQSTTNLEVVHHTILGYFSQRTGLLIQFEDTKLVRLKSPKGDSNVFWETSMESMLEDYRYIEGINIAHNGKTATIIYRYGKNIDYRANIEETWMIEEIDFNIYGLPMDCFLPPAEFEEQGMGC, encoded by the exons ATGTGTGCAGTAGGGCAGGTGAAGATGGCTACATGGGACATGCATCAAAGTAGTGGTAACGCAAACTCGAAATGCCATTGTGAAGTTGGAGCCTTTGTGCTTTGGCAGAAGAACCCTAACCTGTGGGTTTTAGAATTGGTTGTTTCAGTTTGCAAGATAGGTACAGGAAGTAATGGGAAGGTTGCTTGGAGACAGTCTTCTTCTAGTTCTAGTTCTTCAAAAGGTCCTCCAAGACCCCTTAGAAGATTTTTCCAG GGCTTGGATCCTCGATCAACGGCCAATTTGTTCTTGAATGCTATTTGCGTTAGAGAAAAGACTATTAAGGATGAagaatattttattctaaaactAGAATCAAGCATAGACATGCTCAAGGCACAAAGTACGACAAATTTAGAAGTTGTCCATCACACAATATTGGGATACTTCAGCCAAAGGACAGGTCTTCTGATTCAATTTGAAGACACAAAATTAGTAAGATTGAAGTCACCAAAGGGGGATAGCAATGTCTTTTGGGAAACAAGTATGGAATCTATGCTCGAAGATTATAGGTACATTGAAGGTATCAACATTGCTCACAATGGAAAGACTGCAACAATAATTTACAGATATGGAAAGAACATAGACTATAGAGCAAATATTGAAGAGACTTGGATGATTGAAGAGATTGATTTCAATATATATGGTTTGCCAATGGATTGTTTCTTGCCTCCTGCTGAATTTGAAGAGCAAGGAATGGGTTGCTGA